CAAGGGAATTTGTTTATGAATTCAGTTGATTTGATTCTATGTTGTATTTAAAATTCCAAATAGCAAATACATGGTGGGTGGATTCTGGTCGTATAGTTTTGAGGCTGTGTAGAAGGGATTTGCTAATATCTTTTtggatatggttttttttcatttgctagTAATGAGTTGTGGTTACTATGTTGTTGATATGCTGTACTGTTCTCTTCATATTTTTCTCATGTGGGTTTGGGAGGTGCATAAGTGATTCGCTTTAAAATGAGGTGTTACAGTCACTTCAGCCTTAGCATTCCACATTATTCATTCTGTTGATACAACGTTGGTGGGTTGTTTTTGTGTTGATTCCCAATAGCAAAATTCATGGTGGGTGGGTTTTGGTCAAGATAGGTTCTACTATTTTCCTTCTAGATATGGTTACTATGCTGTTGATACGCCGTACTATTCTTTCGTTCTTGTGTGGTTATATCTATGAATATAGCACGTGTCTCGATTTCTTGGAGAGTACAGCAATGAAACTGAATTTTATGTTGGACTGATAAATCAAGTTGTAGGTTTGGATAATGGGAAGATAGTCTCCAGTTATGTGGCTATGGTTTGGGtctatttttgttgatgatgtgAATAATAAACTGTATGGAATGACATTTAGAGCAATCAAGGAGGATAGGAGCATGTGGCAACATCATTATATCAGTCTTTCAAAACTTTGGAAGCTTTATTGTGGAAAAAGTTCATCTGATTTTTAATTTCTGATATTTatgtattatttgatttatgaatttGATGTTATTGGTATGACTTTAGTTGTAAAGGCTAATTATGATGGAATGTGTTTTTGGACTGAAAAACTGGGAATGTCTAACTTGTTTAGGTTTTGGATGTATTGTTATAGGTTGAGTGTACCATCCTATATGGATTCTACTTCCACAGCTGTAGCAGACTATGCTGCGTTTCTGGAGAAGGTGAAACGTACTGTTTACGTTGACAACCTTTCTCCACAAGTGACTGAATCTGTCATAAGAACAGCTCTAGGTCAGTTTGGGACTGTGAAGAATGTGCAGTTTATCCCGAACTACACAGGACCCAAAAATATCCCATGCTGTGCCTTAGTGGAAATGGAGTGTCTTAGACAAGCCGAAGCTGTTGTTTCAGAGATCACCCAGTTCCCCTTCATGATGTCTGGGATGCCTCGGCCTGCTAGAGCATTTCGTGCAGAAGTGGAGATGTTTGATGATCGCCCAATCAAGCCTGGTAGAAGGATACAGTGCCGTTGGGTGGACAGAAAAGACCCTGATTTTGAAGTGGCAAGTAAAATTAAGCGTCTTGTCAGAAAGCATGCTGCTGAAGATTTATTTTTGCTCCAGGTAAGTTCATGTGACAGCATCCATTGAATTTCAGTTTACTTGCTTGATGCTTGCATGTTTTTCGTGTAGAGtagatttttattatgttttggctGTTTATGTTCTTTTAAATTGCGATTCTCATTTGCAGCAACAGCTGGCCCAAGAAGAGAAGCTTGCAAAGCAGCAAGAGGAAACCCTCAAagcaaattataagaaattcagCATAATAGATAATGTCGTGTCTGACGGAACTGCTCCTGGTTTGGCAAAGTTTTACAACATGAAGGCTTTCGATTCTTGATTAGTTCTGAATCAGTAGAGATCCTACAAAACATAAGACATACATTAGTCTAATTAGCTCGGTGCGGACCACATGaagataagatttttgtatACCAGGATGCATTACCTGCTTTGTAATCCTGCTCGGGTCCATCTTTTAGACATCAGAAGTGTAAATCCAATTAGCTTGGTCATTCTGGATTAATGTAGTTAAATATTTGAGGAAGGGTAACTGATACAGATGGAGCTTTATGAACTTCATCTTTTAACTGTGCTTTTGCGTTTCATATGTAGTAAGATCATCATCCACTTATCAAAACTGCTTGGTCGGGATCATGAGGTTAAGTTCTTCTCTATAGTTgctattttttcctttaagaCTGCTCTTAAGTGGTATTTGTTGCTCTTAACTGAAATTGCTTTCTATCCCTCTTTTTGGCTGTTACAAGTTGAGTGAGAGCCCTTGTTTGGGCTGTGGGGACAATTTGTAAGAGACCTTAAGGAAAGTTACTGGGAATGGATTAATCATGCCCCTGGAAAGCAGTGGCATGATCATTTTCTAACTAATCAGGGATTGGCTCCTCCTTAATGTGATCTCAAATGTTAGTTTTCAGCAATGCATTCACAAATTGAAATGAGTAAATGAAATCCATCAACTGAAGCCAAACTTTTCTCTGTTCTGCAATTTCTGAAGGAAAGTTTAGTCAAATATTTCCCGATGCCTTCACCATGTGTTAGCACAACGTGCTTGTTGAAGGCGAAGGCCGGAATGGcactttgatttttgtttttgttttcttgtcctTTGTTTTATGGTCGCAAACATAGTTTCCCATCTTTACTTGTGAATAGGAGAGGGGAGATGGGGGGATCTAGCCTCACCCGCATCTACCCAATCAAAATCCACCTCTGTATTGCACTTGATGACATCTTCTTTCTTCACAAATTCCTCATCTCTCACCACAAATCCAACCCACACTCCATCAAAGCCATCACATCCCTCCTTGCTACTTTCATCACCTTGACGATTCCACAGCTTTCAGACCCTTTTCTTTCTATCTCCAATGGCTACCAGCTCTTTACGGTCCCTCAAGTTCCATCCATCCCTCCTCGAGTTCCATCCCTCAGACACCACCCCTCCCTCCTCACTCTTCCTCAAGCCTACCACCTCCATCGCCATCGACACCGAcacttctctctccctctctatctCCTCCCCAACAACCACCACCGCTTACTCCATCTCCCCCACGACCTCTACTACTCCCTCCACTTCCAAAACCGACTCCCTTGACCTACTCCAGCAACATCTCTCGAACCAAAACTTCCGCGAGGCCGATGAAGAAACCCGCCGACTTCTCATTGTTCTAGCTGGTGAAGCAGCACAAACGCGTGGCTATGTCTTCTTCTCCGAGGTCCAGTTTATCTCAGAGGAAGACCTTAAAGTCATCGACGAACTATGGAAAAATCACAGCAACAACAAGTTTGGATACAGTGTTCAGAAAAGAATATGGCAACTGAAAGCTAACAAAGACTTCACCAAGTTCTTCATCAAAGTTGGGTGGATGAAGAAGCTTGACACCGAGGTTGAGCAATACAACTACAGGGCTTTTCCTAACGAGTTCATTTGGGATCTTAATGAAGGTACTCCTGAAGGTCACTTGCCTTTGACAAATGCACTCAGAGGGACACAGTTGCTCAAAAACATCCTTAATCATCCTGCTTTTGAGGTAGATATTGAAGAAGGGGAGGGAGATAAAGTTGAAGGTACTGAAAATGGTGGGCTAAAGGGATTAAGGGATAGCTCAAAGCTTCCATTAAGCAAGAGAGTATTGAAGACAGATTACAGCTTTTGACTAAGAAATTCGAAGCAAATGATCAGTAAACAACAGAGATgggatttggatttttttttcttctatgtaCATGTAAAGAAAGTTGTTGACTGAttgcatcttttttatttaaatatatttccatGCTTCTGTCTATGTAGAGggcaaatattaaatatataattgagaATATGCCCTGTTGTTTTTACATTTGGTGCAGCAAGGAGCCTGCCCTTTTTgagggtgtttggaagtgtggtagctgttgcttttcaaatagcttttcgtgccgaaaagcatgccaataatgtttttttattttttaaaaattatttttgatatcagcacatcaaaacgatccagaaagtacaaaccgaactcaattttagcaaaaaaaaaaaagtttgaattttttcaaaaacaggtCACACCTCAATCCCAAACGACCTCT
This DNA window, taken from Populus alba chromosome 17, ASM523922v2, whole genome shotgun sequence, encodes the following:
- the LOC118038549 gene encoding tetrapyrrole-binding protein, chloroplastic, which produces MATSSLRSLKFHPSLLEFHPSDTTPPSSLFLKPTTSIAIDTDTSLSLSISSPTTTTAYSISPTTSTTPSTSKTDSLDLLQQHLSNQNFREADEETRRLLIVLAGEAAQTRGYVFFSEVQFISEEDLKVIDELWKNHSNNKFGYSVQKRIWQLKANKDFTKFFIKVGWMKKLDTEVEQYNYRAFPNEFIWDLNEGTPEGHLPLTNALRGTQLLKNILNHPAFEVDIEEGEGDKVEGTENGGLKGLRDSSKLPLSKRVLKTDYSF
- the LOC118038550 gene encoding ASI1-immunoprecipitated protein 1 isoform X1 encodes the protein MYYLIYEFDVIGMTLVVKANYDGMCFWTEKLGMSNLFRFWMYCYRLSVPSYMDSTSTAVADYAAFLEKVKRTVYVDNLSPQVTESVIRTALGQFGTVKNVQFIPNYTGPKNIPCCALVEMECLRQAEAVVSEITQFPFMMSGMPRPARAFRAEVEMFDDRPIKPGRRIQCRWVDRKDPDFEVASKIKRLVRKHAAEDLFLLQQQLAQEEKLAKQQEETLKANYKKFSIIDNVVSDGTAPGLAKFYNMKAFDS
- the LOC118038550 gene encoding ASI1-immunoprecipitated protein 1 isoform X2; its protein translation is MYYLIYEFDVIGMTLVVKANYDGMCFWTEKLGMSNLFRFWMYCYRLSVPSYMDSTSTAVADYAAFLEKVKRTVYVDNLSPQVTESVIRTALGQFGTVKNVQFIPNYTGPKNIPCCALVEMECLRQAEAVVSEITQFPFMMSGMPRPARAFRAEVEMFDDRPIKPGRRIQCRWVDRKDPDFEVASKIKRLVRKHAAEDLFLLQLAQEEKLAKQQEETLKANYKKFSIIDNVVSDGTAPGLAKFYNMKAFDS